The following proteins are co-located in the Cottoperca gobio unplaced genomic scaffold, fCotGob3.1 fCotGob3_65arrow_ctg1, whole genome shotgun sequence genome:
- the slc35a2 gene encoding UDP-galactose translocator isoform X3, with amino-acid sequence MAVGSYSLAAGEKAASQGQSQRDVNKRLKYISLAVLVVQNASLILSIRYVRTLPGDRFFATSAVVMAEILKVLTSLLIILLQKRFNVKETAFFLVDSIVFQYKDTLKLAVPSLIYTLQNNLQYIAISNLPAATFQVTYQLKILTTALFSVMMLRKSLSRVQWVSLLLLFAGVAVVQVQQEGKKEASVSDSSNQNYSVGLVAVVISCLSSGFAGVYFEKILKGSSASVWVRNVQLGIFGSALGTLGLWWNDGAAVAERGFLFGYTDMVWCVIFNQAFGGLLVAVVVKYADNILKGFATSFSIIVSTVMSIYLFGFHVDLLFTAGAGLVIGAVYMYSLPKTAGGSSSPSSSSSSSVSAESSRTNGGAEMEAFLPKCEGKQKGS; translated from the exons ATGGCCGTGGGGAGCTACAGCCTGGCGGCGGGGGAGAAGGCAGCGAGCCAGGGTCAGAGTCAACGTGACG TGAACAAGAGGTTGAAGTACATCAGCCTGGCGGTGCTGGTGGTCCAGAATGCATCGCTCATCCTCAGCATCCGATACGTCCGCACGTTACCGGGCGACCGCTTCTTCGCGACGTCGGCCGTCGTCATGGCAGAGATCCTGAAGGTCCTGACGTCTCTGCTCATCATCCTCCTGCAGAAGAGAT tcaaTGTGAAGGAGACGGCGTTCTTCTTGGTCGACTCCATCGTGTTTCAGTACAAAGACACTCTGAAACTGGCCGTTCCCTCCCTCATCTACACTCTGCAGAACAACCTGCAGTACATcgccatctccaacctgccagcTGCCACCTTCCAG gTGACGTACCAGCTGAAGATCCTCACCACCGCTCTGTTCAGCGTGATGATGTTGAGGAAGTCTCTGTCCAGAGTTCAGTGggtttctctgctgctgctgttcgcCGGAGTCGCCGTCGTGCAG GTGCAGCaggaggggaagaaggaggCGTCGGTGTCGGACAGCTCCAACCAGAACTACAGCGTTGGTTTGGTCGCTGTGGTGATCAGCTGCCTGTCGTCGGGGTTCGCCGGCGTGTACTTTGAGAAGATCCTGAAGGGGAGCTCGGCGTCCGTCTGGGTGAGGAACGTGCAGCTGGGGATCTTCGGCTCGGCGCTCGGCACGCTGGGACTCTGGTGGAACGACGGCGCCGCCGTGGCCGAGCGCGGCTTCCTGTTCGGCTACACCGACATGGTGTGGTGCGTCATCTTCAACCAGGCGTTCGGCGGGCTGCTGGTGGCCGTGGTGGTGAAGTACGCCGACAACATCCTGAAGGGCTTCGCCACGTCCTTCTCCATCATCGTCTCCACGGTAATGTCCATCTACCTGTTCGGCTTCCACGTGGACCTGCTCTTCACGGCGGGGGCGGGGCTCGTCATCGGCGCCGTCTACATGTACAGCCTCCCAAAAACGGCCGGCGGCTCTTCGTCGCCgagctcctcctcgtcttcctcggTGTCTGCGGAGTCGTCGAGGACGAACGGAGGCGCCGAGATGGAGGCGTTTCTGCCAAA
- the slc35a2 gene encoding UDP-galactose translocator isoform X1, with amino-acid sequence MAVGSYSLAAGEKAASQGQSQRDVNKRLKYISLAVLVVQNASLILSIRYVRTLPGDRFFATSAVVMAEILKVLTSLLIILLQKRFNVKETAFFLVDSIVFQYKDTLKLAVPSLIYTLQNNLQYIAISNLPAATFQVTYQLKILTTALFSVMMLRKSLSRVQWVSLLLLFAGVAVVQVQQEGKKEASVSDSSNQNYSVGLVAVVISCLSSGFAGVYFEKILKGSSASVWVRNVQLGIFGSALGTLGLWWNDGAAVAERGFLFGYTDMVWCVIFNQAFGGLLVAVVVKYADNILKGFATSFSIIVSTVMSIYLFGFHVDLLFTAGAGLVIGAVYMYSLPKTAGGSSSPSSSSSSSVSAESSRTNGGAEMEAFLPKSVLSAGRRRISSPCRTHPRLTAPGGGGGGGGGRSCSVSESLTTCLSVCFLSRPLCLKTLYFTN; translated from the exons ATGGCCGTGGGGAGCTACAGCCTGGCGGCGGGGGAGAAGGCAGCGAGCCAGGGTCAGAGTCAACGTGACG TGAACAAGAGGTTGAAGTACATCAGCCTGGCGGTGCTGGTGGTCCAGAATGCATCGCTCATCCTCAGCATCCGATACGTCCGCACGTTACCGGGCGACCGCTTCTTCGCGACGTCGGCCGTCGTCATGGCAGAGATCCTGAAGGTCCTGACGTCTCTGCTCATCATCCTCCTGCAGAAGAGAT tcaaTGTGAAGGAGACGGCGTTCTTCTTGGTCGACTCCATCGTGTTTCAGTACAAAGACACTCTGAAACTGGCCGTTCCCTCCCTCATCTACACTCTGCAGAACAACCTGCAGTACATcgccatctccaacctgccagcTGCCACCTTCCAG gTGACGTACCAGCTGAAGATCCTCACCACCGCTCTGTTCAGCGTGATGATGTTGAGGAAGTCTCTGTCCAGAGTTCAGTGggtttctctgctgctgctgttcgcCGGAGTCGCCGTCGTGCAG GTGCAGCaggaggggaagaaggaggCGTCGGTGTCGGACAGCTCCAACCAGAACTACAGCGTTGGTTTGGTCGCTGTGGTGATCAGCTGCCTGTCGTCGGGGTTCGCCGGCGTGTACTTTGAGAAGATCCTGAAGGGGAGCTCGGCGTCCGTCTGGGTGAGGAACGTGCAGCTGGGGATCTTCGGCTCGGCGCTCGGCACGCTGGGACTCTGGTGGAACGACGGCGCCGCCGTGGCCGAGCGCGGCTTCCTGTTCGGCTACACCGACATGGTGTGGTGCGTCATCTTCAACCAGGCGTTCGGCGGGCTGCTGGTGGCCGTGGTGGTGAAGTACGCCGACAACATCCTGAAGGGCTTCGCCACGTCCTTCTCCATCATCGTCTCCACGGTAATGTCCATCTACCTGTTCGGCTTCCACGTGGACCTGCTCTTCACGGCGGGGGCGGGGCTCGTCATCGGCGCCGTCTACATGTACAGCCTCCCAAAAACGGCCGGCGGCTCTTCGTCGCCgagctcctcctcgtcttcctcggTGTCTGCGGAGTCGTCGAGGACGAACGGAGGCGCCGAGATGGAGGCGTTTCTGCCAAAGTCAGTGCTG AGCGCAGGGAGACGTCGCATCTCCTCCCCCTGCCGTACCCATCCCAGACTAACTgctccaggaggaggaggaggaggaggaggaggaaggagctgCAGCGTCTCAGAATCCCtgaccacctgtctgtctgtctgtttcctgtctcGCCCTCTCTGCCTTAAAACTCTTTACTTTACTAACTGA
- the slc35a2 gene encoding UDP-galactose translocator isoform X4: MAVGSYSLAAGEKAASQGQSQRDVNKRLKYISLAVLVVQNASLILSIRYVRTLPGDRFFATSAVVMAEILKVLTSLLIILLQKRFNVKETAFFLVDSIVFQYKDTLKLAVPSLIYTLQNNLQYIAISNLPAATFQVTYQLKILTTALFSVMMLRKSLSRVQWVSLLLLFAGVAVVQVQQEGKKEASVSDSSNQNYSVGLVAVVISCLSSGFAGVYFEKILKGSSASVWVRNVQLGIFGSALGTLGLWWNDGAAVAERGFLFGYTDMVWCVIFNQAFGGLLVAVVVKYADNILKGFATSFSIIVSTVMSIYLFGFHVDLLFTAGAGLVIGAVYMYSLPKTAGGSSSPSSSSSSSVSAESSRTNGGAEMEAFLPKSVLV, encoded by the exons ATGGCCGTGGGGAGCTACAGCCTGGCGGCGGGGGAGAAGGCAGCGAGCCAGGGTCAGAGTCAACGTGACG TGAACAAGAGGTTGAAGTACATCAGCCTGGCGGTGCTGGTGGTCCAGAATGCATCGCTCATCCTCAGCATCCGATACGTCCGCACGTTACCGGGCGACCGCTTCTTCGCGACGTCGGCCGTCGTCATGGCAGAGATCCTGAAGGTCCTGACGTCTCTGCTCATCATCCTCCTGCAGAAGAGAT tcaaTGTGAAGGAGACGGCGTTCTTCTTGGTCGACTCCATCGTGTTTCAGTACAAAGACACTCTGAAACTGGCCGTTCCCTCCCTCATCTACACTCTGCAGAACAACCTGCAGTACATcgccatctccaacctgccagcTGCCACCTTCCAG gTGACGTACCAGCTGAAGATCCTCACCACCGCTCTGTTCAGCGTGATGATGTTGAGGAAGTCTCTGTCCAGAGTTCAGTGggtttctctgctgctgctgttcgcCGGAGTCGCCGTCGTGCAG GTGCAGCaggaggggaagaaggaggCGTCGGTGTCGGACAGCTCCAACCAGAACTACAGCGTTGGTTTGGTCGCTGTGGTGATCAGCTGCCTGTCGTCGGGGTTCGCCGGCGTGTACTTTGAGAAGATCCTGAAGGGGAGCTCGGCGTCCGTCTGGGTGAGGAACGTGCAGCTGGGGATCTTCGGCTCGGCGCTCGGCACGCTGGGACTCTGGTGGAACGACGGCGCCGCCGTGGCCGAGCGCGGCTTCCTGTTCGGCTACACCGACATGGTGTGGTGCGTCATCTTCAACCAGGCGTTCGGCGGGCTGCTGGTGGCCGTGGTGGTGAAGTACGCCGACAACATCCTGAAGGGCTTCGCCACGTCCTTCTCCATCATCGTCTCCACGGTAATGTCCATCTACCTGTTCGGCTTCCACGTGGACCTGCTCTTCACGGCGGGGGCGGGGCTCGTCATCGGCGCCGTCTACATGTACAGCCTCCCAAAAACGGCCGGCGGCTCTTCGTCGCCgagctcctcctcgtcttcctcggTGTCTGCGGAGTCGTCGAGGACGAACGGAGGCGCCGAGATGGAGGCGTTTCTGCCAAAGTCAGTGCTG
- the slc35a2 gene encoding UDP-galactose translocator isoform X2: protein MAVGSYSLAAGEKAASQGQSQRDVNKRLKYISLAVLVVQNASLILSIRYVRTLPGDRFFATSAVVMAEILKVLTSLLIILLQKRFNVKETAFFLVDSIVFQYKDTLKLAVPSLIYTLQNNLQYIAISNLPAATFQVTYQLKILTTALFSVMMLRKSLSRVQWVSLLLLFAGVAVVQVQQEGKKEASVSDSSNQNYSVGLVAVVISCLSSGFAGVYFEKILKGSSASVWVRNVQLGIFGSALGTLGLWWNDGAAVAERGFLFGYTDMVWCVIFNQAFGGLLVAVVVKYADNILKGFATSFSIIVSTVMSIYLFGFHVDLLFTAGAGLVIGAVYMYSLPKTAGGSSSPSSSSSSSVSAESSRTNGGAEMEAFLPKAQGDVASPPPAVPIPD, encoded by the exons ATGGCCGTGGGGAGCTACAGCCTGGCGGCGGGGGAGAAGGCAGCGAGCCAGGGTCAGAGTCAACGTGACG TGAACAAGAGGTTGAAGTACATCAGCCTGGCGGTGCTGGTGGTCCAGAATGCATCGCTCATCCTCAGCATCCGATACGTCCGCACGTTACCGGGCGACCGCTTCTTCGCGACGTCGGCCGTCGTCATGGCAGAGATCCTGAAGGTCCTGACGTCTCTGCTCATCATCCTCCTGCAGAAGAGAT tcaaTGTGAAGGAGACGGCGTTCTTCTTGGTCGACTCCATCGTGTTTCAGTACAAAGACACTCTGAAACTGGCCGTTCCCTCCCTCATCTACACTCTGCAGAACAACCTGCAGTACATcgccatctccaacctgccagcTGCCACCTTCCAG gTGACGTACCAGCTGAAGATCCTCACCACCGCTCTGTTCAGCGTGATGATGTTGAGGAAGTCTCTGTCCAGAGTTCAGTGggtttctctgctgctgctgttcgcCGGAGTCGCCGTCGTGCAG GTGCAGCaggaggggaagaaggaggCGTCGGTGTCGGACAGCTCCAACCAGAACTACAGCGTTGGTTTGGTCGCTGTGGTGATCAGCTGCCTGTCGTCGGGGTTCGCCGGCGTGTACTTTGAGAAGATCCTGAAGGGGAGCTCGGCGTCCGTCTGGGTGAGGAACGTGCAGCTGGGGATCTTCGGCTCGGCGCTCGGCACGCTGGGACTCTGGTGGAACGACGGCGCCGCCGTGGCCGAGCGCGGCTTCCTGTTCGGCTACACCGACATGGTGTGGTGCGTCATCTTCAACCAGGCGTTCGGCGGGCTGCTGGTGGCCGTGGTGGTGAAGTACGCCGACAACATCCTGAAGGGCTTCGCCACGTCCTTCTCCATCATCGTCTCCACGGTAATGTCCATCTACCTGTTCGGCTTCCACGTGGACCTGCTCTTCACGGCGGGGGCGGGGCTCGTCATCGGCGCCGTCTACATGTACAGCCTCCCAAAAACGGCCGGCGGCTCTTCGTCGCCgagctcctcctcgtcttcctcggTGTCTGCGGAGTCGTCGAGGACGAACGGAGGCGCCGAGATGGAGGCGTTTCTGCCAAA AGCGCAGGGAGACGTCGCATCTCCTCCCCCTGCCGTACCCATCCCAGACTAA